One genomic window of Chloroflexota bacterium includes the following:
- the minE gene encoding cell division topological specificity factor MinE → MSNFMARLAGRNRKSANQAKERLQLVLIHDRTNLSSSVLETIKDEIIEVLSRHIDIETDTVSVEINNDGRQQRLLADIPILGAKRKR, encoded by the coding sequence ATGAGTAATTTCATGGCCCGCCTCGCGGGACGGAATCGCAAAAGCGCCAATCAGGCCAAAGAACGCTTGCAATTGGTGCTGATCCATGATCGCACCAACCTTTCGAGCAGCGTGCTGGAAACCATCAAAGATGAAATTATTGAAGTTCTCTCGCGCCATATCGATATTGAAACCGATACGGTAAGCGTAGAAATCAACAATGATGGCCGCCAACAACGCCTGCTTGCCGATATTCCCATATTAGGCGCAAAACGCAAACGTTAA